From a region of the Rhodococcus sp. 4CII genome:
- a CDS encoding DUF2892 domain-containing protein codes for MTDTLHDRSWTIERAVPLPAGGMVLVSIARTSAHSSWWRLLQLLSVPRLATPCPTPTGR; via the coding sequence ATGACCGACACACTCCACGACCGCAGCTGGACGATCGAACGGGCTGTTCCGCTGCCGGCTGGAGGCATGGTGCTGGTGAGCATCGCACGGACATCGGCGCACTCGTCGTGGTGGCGGCTGCTTCAACTTCTGAGCGTGCCGCGCCTCGCCACACCGTGTCCCACCCCCACGGGGCGATGA
- a CDS encoding long-chain fatty acid--CoA ligase, whose amino-acid sequence MLNLATMLADTARHTPSRTAVIEGDRTLTFGEIDAAANSVARLLLSRGLRPGDRVALTIANVVEFPIVYFGILKAGGAVVPLNTMLKREEVAHHLRDSGATAYFCTVPGLDDEAWRGFQDVESCEHLVTLGSALLDEPGVGTTLADVLAEHPAEDVLQVTEATDTAVVLYTSGTTGKPKGAELTHANMVLNAIGHNQLLDARADDVHLVTLPLFHSFAQTVQLNAGFAVGATLVLLPRFDAAEALALMTQHRVTVFAGVPTMYWALLNKAADGMDVDLAGLLRIALSGAAALPVDVLERFRDVFGVGIREGYGLSETSPTVTFNPLDQPNRSGSIGKPIWGVEVKLIDDHWNEVPAGEPGELAVRGYNVMKGYLGRPEATKDVLRDGWFRTGDIASRDEDGYYFIVDRAKDLIVRGGFNVYPRELEEVIMAHPEVSLVAVIGIPDERIGEEVKAFVIREPGSELKEEDLIGWSRERLAAYKYPRLVEFRDTLPMNATGKLLKRALR is encoded by the coding sequence ATGCTCAACCTGGCCACCATGCTTGCCGACACTGCTCGACACACCCCCAGCAGAACCGCTGTCATCGAAGGGGACCGAACCCTCACCTTCGGTGAGATCGATGCGGCTGCGAACAGTGTTGCCCGTCTTCTTCTCTCGCGGGGGTTGCGTCCAGGCGACCGCGTCGCCCTGACGATCGCGAATGTCGTCGAGTTTCCGATCGTCTATTTCGGCATCCTCAAGGCCGGCGGAGCCGTCGTGCCGCTCAACACGATGCTCAAGCGGGAGGAGGTTGCCCACCACCTCCGTGACTCTGGCGCGACCGCGTACTTCTGTACCGTGCCGGGGCTCGACGACGAGGCGTGGCGTGGATTCCAGGACGTCGAATCCTGCGAGCATCTGGTCACCCTTGGCTCCGCATTACTCGATGAGCCAGGTGTGGGAACAACCTTGGCGGACGTCTTGGCCGAACACCCCGCGGAAGACGTCCTGCAGGTGACCGAGGCAACGGACACGGCGGTGGTCCTGTACACGAGCGGGACGACCGGCAAGCCGAAGGGTGCGGAGCTCACCCACGCCAACATGGTCCTCAACGCCATCGGGCATAACCAACTTCTCGACGCCCGAGCCGACGACGTACATCTGGTCACACTTCCGCTCTTCCATTCGTTCGCACAGACCGTCCAGCTGAACGCCGGTTTCGCAGTGGGCGCCACCCTGGTCCTGCTGCCACGATTCGACGCTGCTGAGGCACTGGCGCTGATGACGCAGCACCGGGTGACGGTCTTCGCCGGTGTCCCGACGATGTACTGGGCTCTGCTCAACAAGGCCGCTGACGGCATGGACGTTGACCTTGCCGGTCTCCTGCGAATCGCGCTGTCCGGCGCAGCTGCCCTGCCCGTCGACGTGCTGGAGAGGTTCAGGGATGTCTTTGGTGTGGGGATCCGGGAAGGCTACGGACTCTCCGAAACCAGTCCGACCGTCACCTTCAACCCGCTCGATCAACCGAACCGGTCGGGATCGATCGGCAAACCGATCTGGGGAGTAGAGGTGAAGCTCATCGACGATCATTGGAACGAAGTTCCCGCCGGTGAGCCAGGAGAACTCGCCGTACGTGGATACAACGTGATGAAGGGATACCTGGGGCGGCCCGAGGCGACCAAAGATGTGCTCCGCGACGGCTGGTTCCGCACCGGCGATATCGCATCGCGAGACGAGGACGGCTACTACTTCATCGTCGATCGCGCCAAGGACCTGATCGTGCGGGGAGGGTTCAACGTCTATCCGCGCGAGCTCGAGGAGGTGATCATGGCCCATCCGGAGGTCAGCCTCGTGGCCGTCATCGGAATCCCCGACGAGCGAATCGGTGAGGAAGTGAAAGCCTTCGTCATCCGCGAGCCCGGATCGGAGTTGAAGGAGGAAGACCTGATCGGCTGGTCACGCGAACGATTGGCGGCCTACAAGTACCCGCGCCTGGTGGAGTTCCGGGACACCTTGCCGATGAACGCGACGGGAAAGCTCCTCAAGCGGGCTCTGCGATGA
- a CDS encoding MMPL family transporter: MTGITTIGGDPPATALAEGGVLGRLGALMAGHAKEVFGVWLIVLVALGAAAPSVFSSLAGAGWQANGSESVQVRELAQQHFGGNSSAAVQVVVHSDTQGIDSPQMQQTLADVGSVFAGDSRFGDVIAPQPGMSISPDGHTGILIAGANASTDEMVKAVDELTGELTALSAGGIEVYPTGASALWSDFNKANHDAMIQAELFSWPVTLAIMVLAFGSLVAAGLPLLLTLAGLVASAGGLVLLNEVTPISVWAMNFAMMFALALGIDYALFIVSRFRDALKSGGDPRAAVAETMDTAGKAVVLSGITVLVSLSAVLLVPAPAVRTMAVGIMLAVFFVLLASMTLLPAALGALGGRVNAGSLPYAKRQIHRSPRFAAWGQLLHRHPWPFAIGSVIVLIALAAPVLGLKVAMPSIEVVPPDAPVRQGYELVQAQMGEGAPGMLQIIAPTVEGADTATAAAEADGIAMVTPPQPAPDGSDYVMLQAMPAVDPSDGQMGTILGTLRADLPDGALVGGAPAENLDLQQALNDYLPLIIGIILVLGFVLLLVALQAPLIAVLGTVVSLLSTAAAFGVAKLIFQDGHGASLLGFTPQGFLYGWGPVFFFAMIFAIAMDYTVFLLATAKEHYERSGDPKVAHVDGLAHSGRVILAAAAVMVAVFFTFALADPLPPKEMGIILGVAVLLDAVLIRLVLLPVLLRLTGHVAWWSPAWLRRILPNISFSH; this comes from the coding sequence ATGACTGGTATTACGACCATCGGCGGCGACCCGCCTGCAACCGCGCTCGCCGAGGGCGGGGTGCTGGGCCGTCTGGGCGCGTTGATGGCCGGTCACGCCAAAGAGGTGTTCGGAGTCTGGTTGATCGTGCTGGTCGCGCTCGGCGCCGCGGCGCCGTCGGTGTTCAGCTCCCTGGCAGGCGCCGGGTGGCAGGCCAACGGATCGGAGTCGGTGCAGGTCCGTGAGCTTGCGCAGCAGCATTTCGGTGGCAATTCCTCGGCCGCGGTGCAGGTGGTCGTGCACTCGGACACCCAGGGAATCGACAGCCCGCAGATGCAGCAGACCCTGGCGGATGTCGGGTCCGTCTTTGCGGGCGACTCACGGTTCGGTGACGTGATCGCGCCGCAGCCGGGGATGTCGATCAGCCCGGACGGGCACACCGGAATCCTCATCGCCGGCGCGAACGCGTCCACCGACGAGATGGTCAAGGCCGTCGACGAACTCACCGGCGAGCTGACCGCCCTCTCCGCCGGCGGGATCGAGGTGTACCCGACCGGGGCCTCGGCACTGTGGAGTGACTTCAACAAAGCCAATCACGACGCGATGATCCAGGCCGAATTGTTCTCCTGGCCCGTCACGTTGGCGATCATGGTGCTTGCGTTCGGCTCGCTCGTCGCCGCCGGACTACCACTGTTGTTGACGCTGGCCGGGCTCGTCGCCTCCGCCGGTGGGCTGGTGTTGCTCAACGAGGTCACCCCGATCTCGGTGTGGGCGATGAACTTCGCGATGATGTTCGCCCTCGCCCTCGGTATCGACTACGCCCTGTTCATCGTCTCCCGGTTCCGGGACGCGCTGAAAAGCGGCGGCGACCCCCGAGCGGCGGTGGCCGAAACCATGGACACCGCGGGCAAGGCGGTGGTCCTGTCCGGAATCACGGTGCTGGTGAGTTTGTCCGCCGTGTTGCTGGTGCCCGCCCCAGCGGTGCGGACGATGGCCGTCGGGATCATGCTGGCCGTATTTTTCGTGCTGTTGGCCTCGATGACGTTGTTGCCCGCCGCGTTGGGCGCCCTCGGCGGGAGGGTCAACGCCGGATCGTTGCCCTATGCCAAGCGTCAGATACACCGTTCGCCGCGATTCGCGGCCTGGGGGCAGTTGCTGCATCGCCACCCGTGGCCGTTCGCGATCGGCTCGGTGATCGTGCTGATCGCGCTGGCGGCCCCGGTGCTCGGTCTGAAGGTCGCGATGCCCTCGATCGAGGTCGTTCCCCCCGATGCCCCGGTCCGGCAGGGCTACGAACTCGTGCAGGCCCAGATGGGTGAGGGCGCACCGGGAATGCTGCAGATCATCGCGCCCACCGTGGAGGGCGCGGACACCGCTACCGCCGCCGCGGAGGCCGACGGCATCGCCATGGTCACCCCGCCGCAGCCCGCACCCGACGGCAGCGACTACGTGATGCTGCAGGCCATGCCCGCCGTCGACCCATCGGACGGGCAGATGGGCACGATTCTCGGCACCCTGCGCGCCGACCTTCCGGACGGCGCGTTGGTCGGCGGCGCCCCGGCGGAGAACCTGGACCTGCAGCAGGCGCTGAACGACTACCTTCCGCTGATCATCGGCATCATCCTGGTCCTCGGGTTCGTGTTGTTGTTGGTGGCGTTGCAGGCGCCACTGATCGCCGTCCTCGGCACCGTGGTCAGCCTGCTCTCGACCGCGGCCGCGTTCGGCGTCGCGAAGCTGATCTTCCAGGACGGACACGGCGCCAGCCTGCTCGGTTTCACCCCGCAGGGATTCCTGTACGGGTGGGGACCGGTGTTCTTCTTCGCGATGATCTTCGCGATCGCGATGGACTACACCGTCTTCCTGCTCGCCACCGCCAAGGAACACTACGAACGCTCCGGCGATCCCAAGGTCGCGCACGTCGACGGACTGGCGCATTCGGGGCGGGTGATCCTCGCCGCGGCCGCGGTGATGGTCGCGGTGTTCTTCACCTTCGCCCTCGCGGACCCGCTGCCCCCGAAGGAGATGGGCATCATACTCGGCGTCGCTGTGCTCCTCGACGCGGTGCTGATCCGACTCGTGCTGCTGCCGGTGCTGCTGCGGTTGACCGGGCACGTGGCGTGGTGGTCCCCGGCCTGGCTGCGCAGAATCCTGCCGAACATCAGCTTCTCGCACTGA
- a CDS encoding metal-sensitive transcriptional regulator has protein sequence MVGDEDSIALVLNRLRRAHGQLAGVISMIEQGRDCKDVVTQLAAVSRALDRAGFKIVATGLRECLTGDTAEGKEPMTEAELEKLFLALA, from the coding sequence ATGGTCGGCGACGAAGACAGCATCGCATTGGTACTCAACCGGCTCCGCCGTGCCCACGGGCAGCTCGCCGGTGTGATCTCGATGATCGAGCAGGGCCGCGACTGCAAGGACGTCGTCACCCAACTCGCCGCGGTCTCCCGCGCCCTGGACAGGGCCGGGTTCAAGATCGTCGCCACCGGCCTGCGGGAATGCCTCACCGGCGACACCGCCGAGGGCAAGGAGCCCATGACCGAGGCCGAACTCGAGAAGCTCTTCCTCGCTCTCGCCTGA
- a CDS encoding WhiB family transcriptional regulator has protein sequence MPPAHNHRLAPLVDVWDWQLEGLCRGVDSAVFFHPDGERGGARAHREAHAKALCRRCPVLIECREHALASAEPFGIWGGMSESERAAYHREQHDVAS, from the coding sequence ATGCCGCCTGCGCATAATCACCGTCTCGCGCCGCTCGTGGATGTATGGGACTGGCAGTTGGAGGGCCTGTGCCGAGGCGTCGATTCGGCCGTTTTCTTCCACCCCGACGGTGAACGCGGTGGGGCCCGTGCCCATCGGGAGGCCCACGCCAAGGCGCTGTGCCGGCGCTGTCCGGTCCTGATCGAGTGCCGCGAGCATGCCTTGGCCTCGGCGGAACCGTTCGGGATTTGGGGCGGCATGTCCGAGTCGGAGCGTGCTGCGTATCACCGTGAGCAGCACGACGTGGCCAGCTGA
- a CDS encoding SDR family oxidoreductase, with protein sequence MNSAITSEARPALDTLFAVAGRTAVVTGGSRGIGAMIARGLVLGGAHVVITSRKEEQCRATSEAINAEADAAGTAGRCTSVAGDLSTADGVTGLVDWLVEHLTSIDILVNNAGATWGAPLDEFPLIGWTKVLNTNLVAPFYLITGTLPLLRNAARPDRPARVINIGSVDALATPSWENYSYSASKAGLHMVTRHLAKQLASDGITVNAIAPGPILTDMLGHVAADPQVEAELLDRVPLGRYGQTDDLVGTVRFLASRAGSYLTGTIIPLDGGISGCAG encoded by the coding sequence ATGAATAGTGCAATCACCTCCGAAGCGCGGCCGGCACTCGACACCCTCTTCGCTGTCGCCGGGAGGACCGCCGTCGTAACCGGTGGCTCACGAGGGATCGGCGCCATGATCGCCCGCGGCCTGGTACTGGGCGGTGCCCACGTTGTCATCACGAGCCGAAAGGAAGAACAGTGCCGCGCGACATCCGAAGCCATCAATGCCGAGGCAGATGCTGCGGGAACGGCAGGACGCTGCACCTCCGTCGCCGGCGACCTGTCGACGGCCGACGGGGTGACCGGTCTGGTCGACTGGCTCGTCGAGCACCTGACAAGCATCGACATCCTGGTGAACAATGCCGGGGCCACCTGGGGTGCGCCACTTGACGAGTTTCCCCTCATCGGTTGGACGAAGGTGCTCAACACCAACCTCGTCGCCCCGTTCTACCTCATCACGGGAACGCTTCCGCTTCTGCGCAATGCGGCACGTCCCGACCGGCCCGCTCGTGTCATCAACATCGGCAGCGTCGATGCCTTGGCTACACCGAGCTGGGAGAACTACTCCTACAGTGCGAGCAAAGCCGGGTTGCACATGGTCACCCGCCATCTAGCCAAGCAACTGGCGTCCGACGGCATCACCGTCAACGCGATCGCCCCCGGCCCGATCTTGACGGACATGCTCGGACACGTCGCGGCGGATCCACAGGTCGAGGCGGAGCTCCTCGATCGCGTCCCGCTGGGTCGCTACGGACAAACCGACGACCTGGTCGGCACGGTCCGCTTCCTGGCCTCCCGTGCCGGCTCGTATCTAACCGGCACCATCATTCCGCTCGACGGCGGGATCTCCGGCTGCGCCGGCTGA
- a CDS encoding phage holin family protein: protein MIRFLLRVVVFLGSAAIGLLVAQWLLPGVTISASGFVTVVVVFAVAQSVLSPFIGKVVARNASAFLGGVGLVSTLVALVIASLLGGLSIDGWRTWILATLVVWLVTAVATLVLPLVLLRNKKSAA from the coding sequence ATGATTCGTTTCCTTCTTCGGGTCGTGGTCTTCTTGGGGTCGGCGGCGATCGGTCTGCTGGTGGCGCAGTGGCTCCTGCCGGGGGTCACGATTTCCGCGTCGGGATTTGTCACCGTGGTGGTGGTGTTTGCGGTGGCGCAAAGTGTCCTGTCTCCGTTCATTGGGAAGGTGGTGGCGAGGAACGCTTCGGCGTTTCTCGGAGGCGTCGGGCTCGTGTCGACATTGGTGGCTTTGGTGATCGCATCGCTTCTCGGCGGTCTCAGTATCGACGGGTGGCGCACCTGGATTCTGGCGACCCTGGTGGTCTGGCTGGTGACCGCGGTTGCAACTCTGGTGCTGCCGTTGGTGTTGTTGCGTAACAAGAAGTCGGCCGCGTAA
- a CDS encoding DUF302 domain-containing protein: MTLALSTTLHTSFADAVERTRNALADQGFGVLTEIDMKATLKAKLGEDMEDYLILGACNPPLAHRAVTVDRQIGLLLPCNVVVRADPADPGTVRIDAMNPQVMVQVADQPGLGAVADDATTALQAAIDTLSRNAGDR, encoded by the coding sequence ATGACACTCGCACTGTCGACCACCCTGCACACCTCGTTCGCCGACGCGGTGGAGCGCACGCGAAATGCCCTGGCCGATCAGGGTTTCGGCGTGCTCACCGAGATCGACATGAAGGCCACCCTCAAAGCGAAACTCGGTGAGGACATGGAGGATTACCTGATCCTCGGGGCCTGCAACCCGCCGCTCGCGCACCGCGCGGTCACCGTGGACCGCCAGATCGGGCTGCTCCTGCCGTGCAACGTCGTCGTCCGCGCCGACCCCGCCGATCCGGGGACGGTCCGGATCGACGCAATGAATCCGCAGGTGATGGTCCAGGTCGCCGACCAACCCGGGCTCGGTGCGGTCGCCGACGATGCCACCACCGCGTTGCAGGCCGCCATCGACACCCTCTCCCGGAACGCCGGCGACCGATAA
- a CDS encoding NADP-dependent oxidoreductase has protein sequence MNSSQQIVLAQRPHGHVSMEDFRVEDVALPELEAGDVALETLFISIDPAIRGWLDDRPSYLPPVAIGEPVRAFGLARVTASRNSNFSVGDILRGFVGWQRRQIVSSPGTDWDRIASREDIPLEHYLGVLGMTGLTAWAGVCDLLRPTPEHTVLISGASGAVGSVAVQLAKQAGARVVGIAGGADKCSIVARLGADAVVDRKSPDWKDQLEAATPDGIDRLFENSGGPMFEASITRLNNHAHIALCGLIDGYNLTERPSGPANFGQLLTKRIHTQGFVVLDYMDRAAEVEATLGELISSGQLEAVQSVLPGFEQLPAAFVDSFSDGKPGKLIIDLTA, from the coding sequence GTGAATTCATCACAACAGATCGTCCTGGCGCAACGCCCCCACGGGCACGTGAGCATGGAGGACTTCCGCGTGGAGGACGTCGCCCTGCCCGAACTCGAGGCCGGCGACGTCGCACTCGAGACCCTCTTCATCTCGATCGATCCGGCCATCAGGGGCTGGCTCGACGACCGACCGAGTTACCTTCCGCCAGTCGCAATCGGAGAACCAGTTCGCGCCTTCGGTCTGGCACGCGTGACCGCCTCACGCAACAGCAACTTCTCCGTGGGCGACATCCTCCGTGGCTTCGTCGGCTGGCAACGGCGCCAGATCGTCAGCTCGCCCGGTACGGACTGGGACCGAATCGCATCACGCGAGGACATCCCCTTGGAGCACTATCTTGGCGTCCTCGGGATGACGGGCCTGACCGCGTGGGCCGGAGTGTGCGACCTCCTGCGGCCGACACCAGAGCACACCGTCTTGATCTCCGGCGCCTCTGGCGCAGTCGGAAGCGTCGCTGTCCAGCTCGCGAAGCAGGCGGGCGCGCGCGTTGTCGGCATCGCAGGAGGCGCCGACAAGTGCTCGATCGTGGCCCGACTGGGCGCCGACGCCGTCGTCGACCGCAAGTCCCCCGATTGGAAGGACCAGCTCGAGGCGGCAACACCGGACGGCATCGATCGCCTCTTCGAAAACTCGGGAGGCCCGATGTTCGAAGCATCGATCACCCGGCTGAACAACCACGCACACATCGCGTTGTGCGGCCTGATCGACGGCTACAATTTGACGGAAAGACCCTCCGGCCCGGCTAATTTCGGCCAGCTCCTCACCAAGCGGATCCACACACAAGGATTCGTCGTGCTCGACTACATGGACCGCGCAGCAGAGGTTGAAGCCACGCTCGGCGAGCTCATCAGTTCCGGACAGTTGGAAGCCGTGCAATCCGTACTGCCCGGATTCGAACAGCTGCCGGCCGCCTTCGTGGACTCATTCTCCGACGGCAAACCTGGCAAGCTCATCATCGATCTCACTGCATAG
- a CDS encoding polysaccharide deacetylase family protein — MNDTRDYRPLKIAVTIDDFVLWDGVPMPDDTTPTDITRSVAKTLNDYGLDGTYGFSHTYRLENEPEQMGAFEAWAEAGHHLGNHTHQHAPLRWMPDAAFRSDFETAEKYIGHLIEAAPSKYFRYPMDMSSGSERRRGEVEKYIADLGYRTAPITSWFSDFAFIMPYFRALTLGDKDVQKQVRDLHVSTAVDMLYKHADTAHTLFGADAPLIWLVHGTTISRDTLAPILEAFLARGVEFVTLDEAMKHPVNFGKPPCNESFTNQLQRFAIAAGLPKPELDFEQLAEILNLAPIPGLDTMATYEERMFKPLAKRVGAEYDWDWS, encoded by the coding sequence ATGAATGACACACGCGACTACCGACCTCTCAAGATTGCGGTCACTATCGATGACTTCGTCCTGTGGGACGGCGTTCCCATGCCGGACGACACGACTCCCACTGACATCACGCGGTCTGTGGCGAAAACGCTGAACGACTACGGCCTTGACGGGACCTACGGCTTCTCTCACACCTACCGGCTGGAGAACGAGCCGGAGCAGATGGGGGCCTTCGAGGCGTGGGCCGAAGCAGGCCATCATCTGGGCAACCACACTCACCAACATGCTCCACTGCGCTGGATGCCCGACGCGGCATTCCGAAGCGATTTTGAGACGGCCGAGAAGTACATCGGTCATCTGATCGAGGCCGCACCGTCGAAGTACTTCCGGTACCCCATGGACATGTCATCAGGATCCGAACGACGTCGAGGGGAAGTCGAGAAGTACATTGCAGATCTCGGCTACCGCACTGCCCCGATCACCAGTTGGTTCAGTGATTTCGCGTTCATAATGCCGTACTTCCGCGCGCTGACCCTCGGCGACAAGGACGTGCAGAAGCAGGTACGCGACCTGCACGTGTCGACCGCGGTGGACATGCTCTACAAGCACGCGGACACCGCGCACACCCTGTTCGGTGCCGACGCGCCTCTCATCTGGCTCGTACACGGCACCACGATCTCTCGTGACACCCTCGCCCCGATCCTCGAGGCCTTCCTCGCGCGTGGCGTGGAGTTTGTAACCCTCGATGAGGCGATGAAGCATCCCGTGAACTTCGGGAAGCCGCCGTGCAATGAGAGCTTCACCAACCAGCTCCAGAGATTCGCGATTGCTGCGGGCCTGCCGAAACCTGAACTCGACTTCGAGCAGCTTGCCGAGATCCTGAACCTCGCGCCCATTCCCGGCCTCGACACGATGGCGACCTACGAAGAGCGCATGTTCAAGCCGTTGGCGAAGCGGGTGGGCGCTGAATACGACTGGGATTGGTCCTGA
- a CDS encoding AraC family transcriptional regulator — protein MTLYSVDTLRSNEHDQRERGDWWRDQVSSIHCPMVFSLENNYQGILEHQHSDTYQLIRWWGEAEVLSRTAADIRRHPHGAYELLLPVRGELILEQDRREATITPAVMALTSLDTVTDLRHGDGFSSVAFVIPGERIEARVPTLSRAGTVLDATSGLGRIVVDVVSSLRRGRHELTGSQFDAIADRIVDLVALAYNADTAAPSVDVQEGLVTAIRRFVRENAHDPNLTGAVVATRLGWSLRHVQAQLQRIGTTPSELIREERLALARLRLQDRGWSHQSVTQVAYSSGFGDLSTFSNAYRRAFGERPSDTRSAASDNG, from the coding sequence GTGACCTTGTATTCCGTCGATACGTTGCGCAGCAACGAGCACGACCAGCGTGAGCGCGGTGATTGGTGGCGCGATCAGGTCTCGTCGATCCACTGTCCGATGGTCTTCTCCCTCGAGAACAACTACCAGGGAATTCTCGAGCATCAACATTCGGACACGTACCAACTAATTCGCTGGTGGGGCGAGGCGGAAGTCCTCTCCCGCACGGCAGCCGACATCCGTCGACATCCACATGGCGCCTACGAACTGCTTTTACCGGTCCGGGGCGAATTGATCCTCGAGCAGGATCGTCGGGAAGCCACGATCACACCGGCGGTCATGGCTCTCACATCGCTGGACACGGTGACTGATCTGCGCCACGGTGATGGATTCTCCTCTGTGGCATTCGTGATTCCAGGTGAACGGATCGAGGCGCGGGTGCCGACATTGTCGCGCGCAGGCACCGTTCTGGATGCCACATCTGGACTGGGACGCATCGTTGTCGACGTGGTCAGCAGTCTGCGCAGGGGGCGGCATGAGCTCACCGGGAGTCAGTTCGACGCGATCGCCGACCGAATCGTCGATCTCGTGGCGCTCGCCTACAACGCAGACACGGCGGCCCCCTCCGTCGACGTTCAGGAAGGCTTGGTCACCGCCATCCGGCGCTTCGTTCGAGAGAACGCGCACGATCCGAACCTCACCGGAGCCGTGGTCGCGACGCGCCTCGGCTGGTCGCTCCGGCACGTTCAGGCCCAGTTGCAGCGGATCGGGACAACACCGTCGGAGCTCATCCGAGAGGAGCGTCTGGCGTTGGCCCGGTTGCGTCTTCAAGACCGCGGCTGGAGCCACCAGAGCGTGACGCAGGTGGCATACTCCTCAGGATTCGGCGACCTCAGCACCTTCAGTAATGCGTACCGGCGGGCCTTCGGTGAGCGCCCGTCCGACACCCGTTCTGCGGCATCCGATAACGGCTGA